A window of Eriocheir sinensis breed Jianghai 21 chromosome 63, ASM2467909v1, whole genome shotgun sequence contains these coding sequences:
- the LOC126986915 gene encoding glutathione S-transferase-like, which translates to MTYRLLYLSLRGRGEPIRWILKALELEYEEESIDLFSEWPSRKEDFEWQQTPVLEVDGERLGQTTVICRFLGEKHKLAVEDPWTATRQQEAVEYLHDVSGMAASAFYFRLMQDDTAKEFYMKKLRERLPVVVKNIEGRVTDEAGWILSPEMTWVDLFVACCLDQYEAMVEGLLDEAPKLQELLARVRCLYPIQTWIEERPPPHKFEDPEDL; encoded by the exons ATGACTTATCGCCTCCTGTACCTGAGCCTCCGGGGCCGCGGGGAGCCTATTAGGTGGATCCTCAAGGCGCTGGAGCTCGAGTACGAGGAGGAGAGTATCGACCTTTTCTCCGAATGGCCGTcgaggaaggaag ATTTCGAGTGGCAGCAGACGCCGGTGCTGGAGGTGGACGGCGAGCGGCTGGGCCAGACCACCGTCATCTGCCGCTTCCTTGGCGAGAAGCACAAGCTGGCGGTGGAGGACCCCTGGACGGCCACACGCCAGCAGGAAGCCGTCGAGTACCTCCACGACGTGTCCGGGATGGCTGCCTCGGCCTTCTACTTCAG GCTGATGCAGGATGACACTGCGAAGGAGTTCTACATGAAGAAGCTGCGAGAGCGTCTGCCGGTGGTGGTGAAAAACATAGAAGGTCGTGTGACGGACGAGGCCGGCTGGATTCTGTCCCCTGAG ATGACGTGGGTGGACTTGTTCGTGGCCTGCTGTCTCGACCAGTACGAGGCTATGGTGGAGGGGCTGCTGGACGAGGCCCCGAAGCTGCAGGAGTTGCTGGCTCGTGTCCGCTGCCTGTACCCCATCCAGACGTGGATCGAGGAACGCCCGCCCCCGCATAAGTTTGAGGATCCGGAAGACCTGTGA